From the genome of Pseudomonas sihuiensis:
GCAGATGATGACGGATGGCAGTCATGCAATCCTGCAGGGCGCGGCGGCCACGGGCATGCATGTGCACGTCGCCACAGGCCACAGCCGGCAGGTCGTGATCGCCTGCCAGCTCGAGCAGGCGCTGCAGACGCGCGCTATCGTCCGCACCGCGATGCAGCTCGACGCCCAGCCACAGCCGCTCGGGGAACACCGAGCGAAGCCAGGGCAGGGCGCTGACTTCACCCTCACTGAGCCAGATGGCCAGCAGGCCATCGAGCGGCGCCACGAAATCCTCGTGCAGCAATCGGTAGGTGCCTTTTACCGCCCTGCGCCGCGCCCGGGTGATCAGGCCGCATAGCACCTGATAGCCCGTCAGGTTCTCGACCAGTAGCACCAGCTTCGGGCCTTGCTCGATCCTTACTTCGCTGCCCACGATCAGCTTTACCCCGGTTTTCTTCGAGGCTTCCCAGGCGCGCACGATGCCAGCCAGGGTGCACTCATCGGTGATCGCCAAGGCGCGATAGTTCAGCCTTGCCGCACGCTCGAACAACTCCTGCGCACTGGACGCACCGCGCTGGAAGCTGAAGTTCGACAGGCAATGCAGTTCGGCATAATCGCTCATGCGAACCAGCCGTGCAGCAGCAACGGCCCATTACTGCCGACTGGCCGATACGCCCAGCCGCGCTGCCCTGCACGGGTTTGCACCACGTAATAGTCGCGGCGCACATCCTCGCCATCCCACCAGCCGGACTCGATGCGCTCCGGGCCGGAGATGATGCGCAGTGAGGCTTCGCGTAACGGTTGGGGTTCGCTCAACAGCCAGCCTGGCCGCGGGCCACAAGGAGGCAGCAAGGGGCTGGTCGAGTCGTTGATCCAGGCACGCTCGGGACGGTGATCGGCTCTGGCGCCGAGGCCATGCAGGGCGTCATCACCGAGGCGCGCCCTTAGCCGCTCGCGTAATTGCTCCCAGGGCTGGTTCTGCTGTGGTCGCTCGTCGAACAGTTGCTGGTGCTGAGGCGCAAAGACCGGCAATTCACGTGCCTCCAGCCGCACGGCCAGCACCGGCGCTGGTAGCTGCTGATGTTCCAGACGGCCACGTGTCAGCTCGAACAGCATGCCGGGATCACGCTCGGCGCTGAGCAGACCCACCTGTATCTGCGTATCGGCACCCGCGCGGTGTTCCAGATGCAGGGTGAAACGCTGCACGCCACTATCACGACAGGCCAGGTAAGCCGCCAGATCGGCTGTCAGCCGGCGCAACGGGAACAGCAGTGCCTGATGCGATTCCACTTCGAAATTCAGCTCGATACGGGTATCGAAAACATCCGCAGGCATGAAGAAATCCAGCGCTAACGGACGCTGGCCAGACAGGGTATCGAGATGACGTAGCACTTCGGCAGGGAAACGCTTGGCCAGGCTGTCACGCGGCAGAGCCAACAGCTGCCGCAACTGCCTGAGCCCCATGCGATTGAAGGCCGTGGTTAGCGTGGCGGATAGCCCGAGCCGATCCACTGGCAAGGGATCGAGCATCTGCTTGAGCATCCGCTCATCACTTGCCATCAACCCATCACCGACATTGACCAGCACTCGGGCCGCTGCCGGATTCGGCGCGACGGCAATGCGGTGCTGGAAGGCCAATGCCGAAAGCTCGGCGCGCAGGCGTGCTTCGAAACGCGGCCAGGGGCCGAACAGTCCCAGACTGGACTGCACCTCCAGCAACAGGCAGCGCGGATAGTGCAGGCTGACCTGGGCACTGAAGCCATAGGCCCAGGCGGCCAGAAACTGCTGCCAGCGCTCGATGGCCGCAAGATCGTATTCTGCCGTGGCAAACCCACGTGTCAGCGCCTGCGCTGCAGTCAGTGACTGGCCGGGCTTCAGCCCCAGGGCTCGGGCTGCCGGGTTGACCGCCTGTAGAACGCGCCGTTGTGGCGAGCCGGTAAGCAGCACCAACGGCTCATCAGGATTGGCGCGGTGGCGCTGCACGCCGTCCATGGCCAGTTGCGGCAACAAGATGCAAGCCCAGAGCATGGCAGGTTCAATGCCAGGCAAACGCGAGCGGCTGCGCAGGTGGTAGACCACCGCGACACTTGATCACCCGTAGCTGCGCTGGCTGGCTGTCGAGCACCAGTCGTAGTGCTGCCGGTGAAGGATTGGCCGCTTCTGCCTGCGGCCGATAGGCGAAAGCTAGGGTTTGTCCGGTAGCCGCTGCCACTTGCAGACGTCTCAGCGAGCGATCATCGGCCTGACGCAACCAGCTCAACACCGCGCCACAACTCCCCGAACGCAAGCATTGTTCGGCAGCCCACAGGGCATCGCGGCCATCTGCCTGGATGATGCTCAGTTGGCGTAAATCGACGCCGGCATGAATCCAGGCCTGAGGGTAGGGCAGATGAGGAGGGGAGATCAGCACCACCCGCTCGCCTGAAACCGTCAGACTGGCAAGGGTCGGCCACAGCAAACTCAGCTCGCCAATGCCAGGCGCAGTCGTGAGAATTTCACTGAGTGCAGCCCTAGGCCAGCCGCCACCTGGCAGTACGGCGTCGAGAAACTGATGTCCAGTTGAGAAATTGGCGCCCGATGGCGATGAAACGACCTGGCCTCGCCATACGCGGCGAGCGTCGATCAACCGGTCAAGCGCGACCACGGATGACATGGAGGTAACAACCAAATACTGTATATGAATACAGTATTGTTTGAGCCAACGCATGGGTCAAGAGAATCGCGATAAGGTGCTCAACCTGGTTACCGAGACGCAGCCGAGTCAGCCGAATAAATCCGTCCGGAGCATCGCGTCGATCCAGGCAATCGCGATCTACGTACAACCAACCCATACGATCCGTCGTGTTGTGTTGTGTTGTGTTGTGCAGACACTGACTCGAAGCGAAGCGAACCCATATGGCATCTCGGAAATTTATCGCAGCACGCATCTAGGACTGTCGAGCGCAAAGCGAAGCTGCAGATGCGGTTGAGAGAATGACCAAGCGAAAGGTCTCAAGGCCCATGGGAGTATATGGATCATGGGAACGATGAAACCCGGCGTTTCAAGTGTCTGGGAGCCAACTGTAGGTGACTCTTAAATATCGTAATTATGTTATCTCATTGAATTTATTATAAAAAAACCTAACGTGTTTTTTATATCCTGTAAAAAAACAAACTAAAAGGTATTTTTTACATTTTTCAAAGACCAGCTACGCTGATAACGAACTGTGATCTATCGAAGGATGCAGGGAGGGAACATGGGGCAAATTTTGCTGCGGGAGGGCTTGGTTGTCGTCGCGAGGGGGCATGTAGCAACAGTTAATAAATGCCTTCCTAACTTGACGATTGAGGTTGTCCTAAAAAAAAGCAGTGAAAAGTTAGTTGTCGATATTGACGAAATTGAGCATTTACCCTCAAGGGATGAGGATAATATTAATCTGCTTCAAGTTGAGTCGCTGTCAAGCGAGTCGGTAGTGCCCCTGGAGGAGTTGCAGGCCGCTCAGTCACAGTTCGACTTAATAAAGAGATACTTGGCAAAAGAACTCAACTTGACTCAGGCGCTAGAGCAAGCCGGCGTCTCAAATGGTACCTTTTATAGAAACATTAAGTTTTATGATGAAGAAATTGGTCCAGCGTCTCTGCTAAGGATGAAGAGAGGGAACAAGAAAGGCTCTAGAAGACTCATTAAAGATGTCGATGACGTAATAAAACAGGCAATCAAAGAAGCGTACATAGGAAAGTCGGCAACCATAGCTGCGGTTTTTCGCAAGGCGGAAGAATTATCCATTAGGCTTGGTTTAAAGCCACCTTCTCGATCGGCAATATCTGCACGGCTCAAAGATATACCAGAGAAAGAGCGTCATCTGAGAAAGCATGGGCATGAGGCGACGAGTCAAAAATATGCAGCAAGACCAGGTAGAAAGGAAATTCATCTGCCGCTTGAATGGGTGCAGATGGATCATACCAGAGTAGATCTGATATTGGTCGATCAAATTACACGCCGACCAATAGGTAGGCCCTGGTTAACTGTCCTCATTGACCTCAAGACCAGGGTTATTCTTGGTTATTATCTAAGTCTATACCCGCCATCTAGCCTCTCTGTTGCCTGTGCTGTAGCGCATGCCGCACTTCCTAAAAATCAATTCCTTAAAAGACTGGGAGTGAGCGCAGGTCTACATCCATATTATGGGGTTCCAAAACTCTTGCACATGGATAACGCAAGTGAGTTCAAGACCGTTAAATTTCAGCGTGCATGTGTGCTACACAAGATTGGCTTGAAATGGCGGCCAATTGGGGCGAAGCATTATGGAGGTCATGTTGAGCGTTTGATCGGCACACTGATGACCGATTATGTGCACTTCTTGCCCGGTACTACTCACTCCAATCCTGTTAGCCGCAGAGGTTATGATAGTGAGAAAAATTCTGCACTGACCTTCAAGGAATTTTGCCAATGGTTTGCAGGGCAGGTCGCTATTTATCATGGGCGTAAGCATAAAGGGCTGGGCCGCTCTCCTGCGGCGGAGTGGAAGTCGCATTTTGTTGATTCCGAAAACAACGTTACTCATCCTCCGATAATTTCCGATCCATGGACGTTTCGTCTTGACTTCATGCCGGAGATGAGTCGAAAAATCCACCCCCAGGGCGTGACTCTAAATGGTAAATGGTACTGGAGCCCTGGATTAACTCCCCATATAGGTAAAGAGAGAGTGGTCATTAAGTACGATCCGCACTCAATGGCGACAATATGGGCAAGGTTGGATGGAGGATATATTCCGCTGTACTTTTCGGATGTAACGACTAGTGACTTTGCATATGAGGAACACAGGGCGCTATTGAAGTTTAGGCGAAAAGAAGGCGTCACACCAGATGGAGCATTGGAAGATCATGCTTTGATAGATTTGATACAAAAAAATGAGCAGATAGTGAATGGGGCAGTAACGAAGACAAAGCGAGCGAGAAAAATAATTGCTGCCAAATTCGAGCATGAGACCAGCACGTGGATCGCTGACGAGACTATATCAGCGACTGCTCCAGATAGGTCAGATGAAGAAATCAAAAAACCTGACTACTCGAAAAAGGCGACGCCCTATTCTAGGAGGTCTTGATGAGTTCTTATGAGCACTTAACGGAGAGCGCTAGGGAACTGGCATGTTCATCTGACGACATGCGGTTGGCCGCTATACAGCGAGATAGTTTTTACATTGACCACCCTCAATCAAACAGCATTTTAAAGATGGTTGAAAATCTACTGGCCGTTCCTAGAAGAATGCAGGCGCCGTGTATGATTGTAACCGGTGCTCCTGGCGCCGGTAAAAGCTCAATCATTCAGCAGATAAGGAATTCTGAAGCACTCTCTAACCAAATTGTCTTTCTAGACATGGTTGCGAACCCATTTAATCTAAAGTTTGGTGAGTTGCTTGTTTCGGCACTAGGCCTCCCTCATGGGCTGATTAAGTTCGGACACCCTAGGAAAGCCACGCTTCCGGCGGAACTGGCCGAAGTGATAAAGTTGAGAAAAATAAAGGCTCTGATTATAGATGAGCTGCACGAGTCAATGCTGGTGGCGAGGCCAGAACAACTTAAAAATTTGTCCATTCTGAAGTCGCTATCCAATAATACTTATGGATTATCAATAATAGGTTTCGGCATTAATCTCGCCAAGAACGCTTTGAGTATGGATGAACAGTTCTCTAGGCGATTTTATAGCGTCCAGATTGATGACTGGAGAGAAAGCGAGTCTTTTAGATCGTTTCTGGCGGGGGTTGAGCAAAATCTACCATTAAGAAGGCCGTCAAACCTTGATGGTGCTGAGGTTATTGGGTTTCTTTTAGAGAATACCGGTGGGCGAATGGACTCTATTATGAACTCAATTAAATCTGCTGCATGCTACGCAGTAAAGTCGGGAGAGGAACGCATCACCATAGGCTCTTTGGTAAAAGCTATTTCGACGCCATGGAGTTACTAATGCGCCTCCTTGATTTATGCCCCGCCAGCGTGGACGAGTGCTTTTCATCCTGGATATATAGGTGCATGATAAAGTTTCCTTGGGTGAGGTTCTCATTGGAAGGAGTCAGCGTAAAGGCTGAGTCTGATAGGTGTGGTGAATTAGTTTATGAGGATCCGGATTTTGATATTAGCTCTAGTTATGTCCAAGATGTTACATCGAGGCTGAATCTCGCTCAGGATGACTATTTTCGATTCTTTGATAAGAAGCCTGGCAAGCTTTTGTCATGGCAAAGTCGTCGATTTTACTGTCGGGATTGTGTAATGGATGATATTAAAAATAATATTCTTCCATATTGGCGGCGGAGCTGGTGCAGTGCCGTTTGCGTATTCTGTCCGCTCCATGAGAAAAAGTTGTCGAGTATTAGGTTTAACTGTGATCCTATTGGTAGAGGCTGGCGAGCATTCTCTGAGTTTTCGCGATACCCCTACCACCAATATCAAGGTACTAGAAACTATAATTTGTGGGAGAGCGAGAGTTTGCAGAAAGCTCTTTATGACCTTGCAATCCAAGTATTTGAATGGTATGGCTCTAGCGAAGAAGCGAGGGTGGATAGTGCAGGTGCTGATGTTGCTTCAACTGCATACTTTGATCTTGTTTTTGAGTTGTTGACACAGGCTCCCAGCCTCCATAATTCAGGCGGACTGTCTTGGTCGTTTACGTTTGCTTTTAAGCTGAGACTAGGGCGTTATCGAAAAGATTATTCTTGGCTACTTGAGAATGGCGTTAATGAAGTTGATGTAAATCAAAGGGTTTGTGGGGTGATTTTAGCTGGTAAGGTGCTTGGGATTCTCTCTGATGAAGAGGTTGGGCGTCTTGATTGCATGGTGGATGATTTGTTTCCTTATTTCGGTCTCAGTAACCTAGAGCTAGGTTTTAGATGTGCAAATTATAGTTCTATTGGCGATTATGATTATCTTCTGTCTAGGATTGGTCGGCTTCCATACTCAAGCCAGGCGCGTTTTGATGGCTTTGTTGCGGGTTTGACCCCTGAAATGTAAGTAGCTCTGAAGGAAATAAATTTCTCGCCATTGGCGGACTACATATGAGGATGGCGGGCTAGCAATCCAACGCAATTCGCATCCACTTCGGTATTTTACTGGTCATCAATTTGATTAAGTCGTCAGGCCTAAGCGCTTTCTTAATCGCAGCAGTGCATTCTGGAGTAGCGCCTTCTTTACCGAGATAAAACAGTGCACTGATAGCCATCCCCGCCTCAGTCCCGGCATGCTGCATCACCATCGGGGCCGCATGTATCAGTCGGACTTCAGCTTTACCTATGAATACTGAACGGCTGGCTCCGTTGGTGTAATAGATTGGAATGAGCGGCATCTGGGTACTGAGCCCAAACCTCCTGACGGCATTGGCACCATGGATCTGCAGAGACAAGCGCTTCTGCCTGGTAATCAGGCTAAGCAATTTCCAGGGATTGGGACGAGCCCTGGCAACGTAACGTCCGGGTTTCGGGCGCATATAAATTCCGCGATACACCCGTTCGAGCTCGCCTCGGTTGACCAGTCGAGCTATTGCTTTGGATACGGCGTTTTTCGTTCCAAGCCCTGTGAAACGCCTGATGCTGAACGGCTGCCCTTTAGGTAGGCGCTTGACTCGTTGCGCAATCCGGGCAGATACCGACTGGGCTTGATCAGTGCTGAGCATCGTGGCGTTCACGCCTATAGCGAGAAGTCTAACGACGAACTGAAAAGCGGCTGATGGAACGCAATTACTCTTCGCCGATATTCATCATCTTGAGCGTCGTTTATCAGGCACTCTTCGAGGCGCCCCAGCGAGAAAACTTGATCGGCGGACGGGTAGTGTCTGAGCAGGCTTTTCGCATGGCTGCGAATGTCATCAGGTAGTTCGCTGTTACGAGAGAGGTCGCGGAGAAAAGCTTCGGTCTTGACGACACTCCGGGTTCTTTCATGCGGAAGGGTCAAAGCGGCTACCTCCTTATTCAGTTATTCCAATCTACGAGACCAGAACGGGCAAGCCGCGCGCTTACCCCTAATTTGTCCGCGATTCGACGTGGTGCGGCTGATGGATTTTCAACCCTACAATCAGTTTTTCCCCCAGTAGTTGTCTTTGCTGACCAGACCAAAATATTCGGAAGCAAATGGCTGATCATCATCGAACATACCATTGACCATGCGCTCCCGACGCAACCCACTCAGCACCCTGAAAAAGCAGGGCTCACAGAGATGCACCCGGTAGTGCTCCCCATCATGCTGGGAGCCATATCCCCATTGGGCTTCAAGCTTGCCATATTGGGGAGCATAGCCGGGAATACGCGTGCCAGAGCGGCACACGTCGCAGATCACATCCTCAACGACATCGACCAATGCCTGCGATTTAATCTCCATGCACACCTCACGATTACGTTCCACACGACGCCGGCCGGTTATGGATTCATGAACACCAACATCATTGGATCAGCCTCGACTGGCTGAGCATTAAAAACAAGCCAGTAGCTGCTGCCGATAATGCTGGGAAAAGCTGACCTGGTAAGCAGGCTCAATTGCAAAGCCACCCAGCGAAATGATGTTCGTAGGCTGCGATCCAATACCCGGTTCTGCACCACCTAACCCCGCACCGTCGAAACCTTCAACATGACCCAAAGTGCCCATCGGCTCAGGCCTGGAGCCTGGAGTAAAACCAGGCATCTGCACATCGTTCAAAACTGCCAGGTCATCAGGCAAGTCATCCGATATTCGCTCCGCAAAACCCTGAAGCGTTGGCTCCGCCAACATGAATAGCCATGCCTGGTCGTCGGACTCACCTGTGCGCCGCAGCACTCGCCCCAGCACTTGCCGGTAATGCAGTTCGGTGCGGATACGGCTGAGATAGCAGCACACTTGCAGGCGGGGAATGTCGGTGCCTTCGCTGATCATTCCGACGGCCACAATCCAGCGGCAGGCGCTGCTCCGGAATGCATTGATCACCTGCTGCGCATCTTGGGTTTTGTTGGTCACGATGCGGGATTCTTCACCCATTGCTTCTAGAGCCAGTGCAACTTGCTGGGCGTGTTCGATGTCTGTGGCCACCACCAAACCAGCGGCATCAGGTTTGATCTGGCGTAGCTCGTTCAGCTTGCTGCAGCCAAGATCGAGGATTGGATTGATCACCTCGTCATGACGCAGAAGTTCCTCATAGGTGACAGGTGACTCCCCTAAAAGCTTGGCGATGCTGGGAAACAGCCTCACGGAGCTATTCGCGCCAAGCTCTTCCGTAAGTTTCACCTTCTGATTGTCGAGCAACACAATGCGAGGTGATCGGCACACGTCGTCGGCAATGGCATCTTTCAAGCCATAACGGTAATCACAGATCAGATGCCCCTCGGGCGAAGAGTAGCGAGCCAATGCGATGGCCTTGTCGTCCGAACGCCAGGGCGTGCCAGACAGGGCCAACGTGAAGGCAGCCCGATCCTGTATCCGATGTAGTATCTGCTGCCCCCAGGCATTGCTGAGCAGCGGATCGTGGCCGGCGCAATGGTGGATTTCATCGAAGACCACGAACACCCGGTAGTCATCAAGCAGCTGCCAGAATCCCTCATCACGGTATTCCATGGCCTGATAGGTATAGGCAGCGCCCACGGCACCTATCTGGCCATCTAGGCGTCTGCCTAGGACTTCCGCAAAGGTCGAACGAAAACCCTCCACGACCTGGCAGGACGGCGCAAAGCACAGCACCAAATCGATTCTGTCCTGCTCAAGCAGTTGGCTGACCAGTTCTGCCGCCATGCGCGTCTTTCCGGCTCCCGGGGTTGCCTGGCAGAAGAAGTGCGGCGTGACGGTGAAGTGCTCCAGCGCCATGGTGATGCAGCTGTTCTGCCAGCTCCGTAGCGATCTACTCATCGTGGTGCGGCGAGCGTTTTGAGGGTCTTCTCGATGGCGCGCAGATGCCCCAAAAGACGAGAACTACGATCCCTGGCCTCCAGGTACTCGCCTTCAACCTTGTCCCGCAAATGTGGCATCTCGTCCAGAAGCAACTTGAATCGCTCTGCCTCACCCATTGAAGAAAGAAAATCCAGACGGATCTCCTTATGGAGTGCCTCCAGCTGCTGATCCATATTGGCTGAAGATTGAAGCGGCAGAGCTTTCACGTCGCGTACCGCTGTGTCCTGCTCAGCCGCCCTTGCAGACATAAGACTGTTTTCAAAACCGTTGTCGATCAGCTCAAGTTGAAGATGTGCTGGGGTAGGCAGCAGGTGGTAGACCTGCCCCCGTACGCGGCGCTGTTCGTCATGCACTAACCAACCTATGCGTAACATCCGGCGCATCTGTTCATACACATAGCGGCGTAAATCACCGATGCGATAGGTCATGCCATCCAGGTGCTTGGCATAGGCATCGCGCAGTTCACGAATTGTGAACCGTGTGCGGCCTTCCTCCTGAAGCAGCTCATACAGCCGCCTGTCGAAGATGAACGAGGCTGATTTCATTGCGGCACCTGAGAAGATAGCGCGAAAAATACGGATTATAGTCCGTGGCCTCTGCGTCCGTAAACGCATGATATTGCCGTCTCAGTGGAATTGAGACGGTCATGGATAAGTTGGCGAAAGCGTTGGGCGAACGCATCCGAGCGCAGAGAAAGGCCTGCCGAATTTCTCAGGATGCCCTGGCGCTGGCCTGCAGCATCGACCGCAGCTACATGGGGCGGATCGAGCGGGGTGAAGTAAGCATCACCGTAGAGAAGCTGTATCGAATTGCATGCCAGCTTGCCTGTGACCCTGCTTACCTGCTACCGAAGTTGTCCGAACTTAAACCAACCTGAACGATCCTGGATTAAAAGTCGCAACTGGCCTCCGCGCGACGGGGCGAGTGATCCACGTGCTCAAGCAATGGTTTGCCGGCTTAGTCGTTTCAGTCAGGTTTGCTTTTTTGCTGGCGGAGTCGCTTTATCTACTGCCGCGGTTGCGCGCTGGGCTCTGTGCGACTGCCGAGAGGTGCCTTGCCTGACCTTGGCCTGGCTCAAGCTGTCTAGTTCGCTCTGTAGATTCTGATTGCGTTGCTGCAGGACCAGCTTGACGGCTTCTGACGCGCTGAACTGGCTCTGCAGAGCTTCCAGAGCCTGAGCTTTCTGATCCAGCAGACGTTGCTTGGCCTGCTGGTCCCTGTGCAACTGCCTTGCTTCGGTGAGAAGGCGTGCGTTGTCGCGATTCAGTTGGGTCAGCTCGTCCTGCTTGATGATCAACGTCTGCTGCAGCTGGCGAATTTCCAGCTGCAACTGTTGCGCCTGCGACTCGTGTCGGCGCTGTTCCTGCTCACGCTGCTCCTTGCTGGCCTGCCGGTAGTGCTCCAGTGTGTTACGCGCATGTCGGTGTTTTTCCTCCAGCGAGTGGATCTGTGCATCGCGATCCTTGAGCCGATCCTCCAGGTCGCGATTGGCCTGCTGCAGGCGGGCATTCTCGACCTCGGCTTGCTGCCGTAGCTCGCGTAACTGTTGCAACTCATGGTCAGTGGCCTGAAATCGTTCGGCGTCGAGCGCTGTCTGGCCTTCCAGTTGTTGGATGCGGCTCTCGGCCTGCCGAATCCGCTGCTGGTAGTCGATCCGCTCGCGCTCCAACAACTCTCGCTCCCCGGCAACAACGGCTTGCGCTTCTTCTTGCAATTGGTCGGCCAGTTGGTTCACCAAGTTAGTCAGTTGCTCGCTCAGAGCAAGCGGTACTGCTCCACGACCACTGTCGGCGGCCTCCAGCTCTTTCAGGTAACGGTGAATGGTGGTCTTTGAACCGGTATTGCCCAGCTCAACCCGTACCGCATCGATGCTCGGGTACTCGCCGCGGGCGAGGAGGGTAGTGCGTGCCTTCTGCACCACCGCCTTGTTGATACCGCCGCGTGCCATGTTGCTCTCCTACGATTTCGTACTGTAATACATATGCTGTATTTACATACTATATTTGATAAGGTTTTTACACTAGATGGACGCTTACCTAAAATTGGATAATGACGAATTATCCAAGGTGAAGCGCCATTTTCGTCGTTTGGCAGTCGCTCACCGGTACACCAAGGGGATGCGCTCAGATGAGCCAGGAGATTGAGCGGTACCTGCAGGCCGGCACCCGCGCCAACACGCGGCGCAGCTACCAGCAGGCGCTTGAGCACTTCGAGGTGACTTGGGGCGGCTTCTTGCCGGCGACCAGCGATGCCATCGTGCGCTACCTGGTCGACCACGCCGCCACGCTGTCCAGCAACACGCTCAAGCTGCGCCTGGCAGCCCTGGCGCAGTGGCATGTCAGCCAGGGTTTTCCGGATCCAACCAAGACCCCACTGGTCCGTCAGGTCCTCAAAGGCATCCGTACGCTGCATCCGCGTCAGGAGAAGCAGGCCGAACCCTTGCAGCTGCGCCAGCTCGAGCAGTGCGTGTTGTGGTTGGAGCGGACTGGCGATCAGGCCCGTGCCGAGGACGACTGGCCGCGGATGCTGCGCTGTTGGCGTGACCGCGCGTTGATCCTGATCGGCTTCTGGCGGGCGTTCCGCAGTGATGAGTTGTGCCGCCTACGAGTCGAGCACATCCAGGTAAGGCCTGGGGAGGGCATGCAACTGTTCCTACCCTGGAGCAAAGGTGACCGGGACAACCAAGGCCAGACCTTTAGCGCGCCGGCGCTGGCCAGGCTGTGCCCGGTACAGGCCTACGTCGACTGGATCAGCCTGGCGGGCATTGCGCGCGGGCCGGTCTTCCGTGGAGTTGATCGCTGGGGGCACTTAGGTGAGCAGGGTTTGCACCCAAATAGCGTTGTCCCACTCATGCGCGCCGTCCTGCAGGCGGCAGGGCTGCCTGCGGAGCTGTACAGTAGCCACTCGCTGCGCCGCGGTTTTGCCACCTGGGCTACCCGCAGCGGCTGGGATCTCAAAGCACTGATGCAGTACGTTGGCTGGAGCGATGGTCAATCCGCATTGCGCTATGTCGAGAGCACAGGAGTGTTCCCTGGGCAGCTGAGTGCGCTACAACATATCTCAAACTGGCCCGAGGGACTGCCATAAGACCGCCTTCGGCGGCCCCGATCCGCACCTAGCCGCGCACTGGGAACACCAGCCAAGTTGGGCTAGCGGTTGGCAGTAGCCGACTTACCGCCAGACCGACAACAGTGGTGATGGGGGAATTCGATATGAAAGCCCGTGAGACCCGCCGCTGAAGTACACCAGATGCGGCCTTTGTGAGCCTCAATGATGGAGCGGGTGATGGCAAGACCGAGCCCGGCATTGCTCGGGCTTCCCTCCCGCCGAGCGGGGTCAACCCGGTAAAAGCGGTCGAAGAGCTTCTCTAGATGCTCTGAGCTGATTGTGTCCCCTGGGTTCTCAATGCTGAAGGTTGTGGAGCCCGCTGTCTCGCGGATCAAAACCGAAATTGTATGTCCCGCCGGCGTGTAGCGCAGTGCATTGGACAGCAAGTTGGAGAGTGCACGATCAAGCATCAGCCGATCTCCCAGCACTTGGCCTGTGCCTGTGAGCGATAGTTCAATGCCATGTTCTTCGGCCAGAAGGTGGTAGTAGTCAAACAGCTTGAAGACTACGTCGGCCAGTTCGATCCTGGCCTGCTCGGGGATGATCAGGCCATTATCAGCCTTGGCCAAGAAAAGCATGTCATCAATCATCCGAGACATGCGCTTCAAGTCCTCCAGGTTGGAGTAGAGATTCTCTTCATAGGCATTGATATCGCGTTTCTTGCTCAGCACGACCTCGGTGTGGGTCATCAGGTTGCTAACGGGCGTGCGTAGCTCGTGGGCAATGTCGGCCGAAAAATTGGAGAGCCTAACGAAGGCATCCTCTAGCCGAGCCAACATCGCATTGAAGGATAGAACC
Proteins encoded in this window:
- a CDS encoding Y-family DNA polymerase; this encodes MLWACILLPQLAMDGVQRHRANPDEPLVLLTGSPQRRVLQAVNPAARALGLKPGQSLTAAQALTRGFATAEYDLAAIERWQQFLAAWAYGFSAQVSLHYPRCLLLEVQSSLGLFGPWPRFEARLRAELSALAFQHRIAVAPNPAAARVLVNVGDGLMASDERMLKQMLDPLPVDRLGLSATLTTAFNRMGLRQLRQLLALPRDSLAKRFPAEVLRHLDTLSGQRPLALDFFMPADVFDTRIELNFEVESHQALLFPLRRLTADLAAYLACRDSGVQRFTLHLEHRAGADTQIQVGLLSAERDPGMLFELTRGRLEHQQLPAPVLAVRLEARELPVFAPQHQQLFDERPQQNQPWEQLRERLRARLGDDALHGLGARADHRPERAWINDSTSPLLPPCGPRPGWLLSEPQPLREASLRIISGPERIESGWWDGEDVRRDYYVVQTRAGQRGWAYRPVGSNGPLLLHGWFA
- the imuA gene encoding translesion DNA synthesis-associated protein ImuA, translated to MSSVVALDRLIDARRVWRGQVVSSPSGANFSTGHQFLDAVLPGGGWPRAALSEILTTAPGIGELSLLWPTLASLTVSGERVVLISPPHLPYPQAWIHAGVDLRQLSIIQADGRDALWAAEQCLRSGSCGAVLSWLRQADDRSLRRLQVAAATGQTLAFAYRPQAEAANPSPAALRLVLDSQPAQLRVIKCRGGLPPAQPLAFAWH
- a CDS encoding Mu transposase C-terminal domain-containing protein, producing MGQILLREGLVVVARGHVATVNKCLPNLTIEVVLKKSSEKLVVDIDEIEHLPSRDEDNINLLQVESLSSESVVPLEELQAAQSQFDLIKRYLAKELNLTQALEQAGVSNGTFYRNIKFYDEEIGPASLLRMKRGNKKGSRRLIKDVDDVIKQAIKEAYIGKSATIAAVFRKAEELSIRLGLKPPSRSAISARLKDIPEKERHLRKHGHEATSQKYAARPGRKEIHLPLEWVQMDHTRVDLILVDQITRRPIGRPWLTVLIDLKTRVILGYYLSLYPPSSLSVACAVAHAALPKNQFLKRLGVSAGLHPYYGVPKLLHMDNASEFKTVKFQRACVLHKIGLKWRPIGAKHYGGHVERLIGTLMTDYVHFLPGTTHSNPVSRRGYDSEKNSALTFKEFCQWFAGQVAIYHGRKHKGLGRSPAAEWKSHFVDSENNVTHPPIISDPWTFRLDFMPEMSRKIHPQGVTLNGKWYWSPGLTPHIGKERVVIKYDPHSMATIWARLDGGYIPLYFSDVTTSDFAYEEHRALLKFRRKEGVTPDGALEDHALIDLIQKNEQIVNGAVTKTKRARKIIAAKFEHETSTWIADETISATAPDRSDEEIKKPDYSKKATPYSRRS
- a CDS encoding TniB family NTP-binding protein, which encodes MSSYEHLTESARELACSSDDMRLAAIQRDSFYIDHPQSNSILKMVENLLAVPRRMQAPCMIVTGAPGAGKSSIIQQIRNSEALSNQIVFLDMVANPFNLKFGELLVSALGLPHGLIKFGHPRKATLPAELAEVIKLRKIKALIIDELHESMLVARPEQLKNLSILKSLSNNTYGLSIIGFGINLAKNALSMDEQFSRRFYSVQIDDWRESESFRSFLAGVEQNLPLRRPSNLDGAEVIGFLLENTGGRMDSIMNSIKSAACYAVKSGEERITIGSLVKAISTPWSY
- a CDS encoding DUF6088 family protein; protein product: MLSTDQAQSVSARIAQRVKRLPKGQPFSIRRFTGLGTKNAVSKAIARLVNRGELERVYRGIYMRPKPGRYVARARPNPWKLLSLITRQKRLSLQIHGANAVRRFGLSTQMPLIPIYYTNGASRSVFIGKAEVRLIHAAPMVMQHAGTEAGMAISALFYLGKEGATPECTAAIKKALRPDDLIKLMTSKIPKWMRIALDC
- a CDS encoding BPSL0761 family protein yields the protein MTLPHERTRSVVKTEAFLRDLSRNSELPDDIRSHAKSLLRHYPSADQVFSLGRLEECLINDAQDDEYRRRVIAFHQPLFSSSLDFSL